GCCGTCGAGATGGACGTCAAGGCGCCGCTCGAGCCGGGGGCCTACACCCGGCTCGCGGGCGTGCCGGCGCGCGTCGAGCTGATTCGCGCGAGCCTCGACCTGGTCAGCCTCAGCGGGCTGCCGCACCGCTTCCGGACGACGTACGTCCCCGGCCTGCTCGACGCGGAGTCGATGGGCCGGCTGCGGCGCTCGCTCCCGGCGCAGTCGCCCTTCGCGGTGCAGGCGTTCGACCCGCGGCGGGTCCTCGACCCGGCGCTGAGCACCAGGGCGGCGCCGTCGCCGGCCGACCTGCGGGCGGCCGAGACGGCGGCGGGGGTCTTCGTCGCCTGATCCCCGCGGGGGACGCCGTGCTACAATCCGGCGGCCCATGGGACGCACCGGCAAGAAGCACGGGGTGCAGCGGCAGCGCGCCGAACTCCTGCTCCGGCAGGAACTGTACCTGCTCGTCCAGAAGGGCCGGTCGACGTTGCGACGGGGGCACCTGCGCGAGGCGCAGGAGTGCTTCGAGCGCGCGCTCGCCGTGGAGCCGTTCAACCGCGCCTCGCTCTCGGGCCTCGGCGAGCTGTGCGCGCGGCGCGGCGAGCACGCGGAGGCCTGCGAGTTCTTCGAGCGCGCCCTCGAGGCCGGCGAGCGGACCGAGCACCTGCTCTACGCCCTCGCCAACGCCTGCCGCGGCGCACAGCGGCGCGACAAGGCGTTCCGCTTCTACGAGCAGCTCGTCGAGCTCAACCCGAGCCACCTCCGCGCGCTGACGCGCCTGGGCGAGGCCTGCCTGGAGCGCAAGGACTTCCAGCGGGCCGGCGAGCTGTTCGCGCAGGCCCTGGCGCTGGACGCGCACAATCTGTACGCGCTG
The sequence above is a segment of the bacterium genome. Coding sequences within it:
- a CDS encoding tetratricopeptide repeat protein, coding for MGRTGKKHGVQRQRAELLLRQELYLLVQKGRSTLRRGHLREAQECFERALAVEPFNRASLSGLGELCARRGEHAEACEFFERALEAGERTEHLLYALANACRGAQRRDKAFRFYEQLVELNPSHLRALTRLGEACLERKDFQRAGELFAQALALDAHNLYALRGLATATRGRRDYRGAIPLYERLLRLEPQDHRVVLRLAEAYAHEGDVESSRRAYRLALEIDPGNHYALDGLARLG